One region of Wyeomyia smithii strain HCP4-BCI-WySm-NY-G18 chromosome 3, ASM2978416v1, whole genome shotgun sequence genomic DNA includes:
- the LOC129727471 gene encoding uncharacterized protein LOC129727471, with translation MYIFDKLVNQNLKLNYLDEIFQYSTASIGISKGQAVILIKTPILDEKTYDLLELHTLKINETRIDTHINLVTKHGDLIYSQTSKCDICEGNNLVEDECIYKILTHQTPTCPLVKTKQAFQVNEIVKGVILIDTSENTEVRDSCGNSKMVRDATIVETENCTIRIRNLTFSGRLDVVQQDEYLVPIYSKPLQNTSYSKDDEENFMLRILNLEELSEIQISLNHTQKRKNTCEGEQGKSHQATRTSYPQTYRRNRRDG, from the exons atgtacattttcgataaacttgtaaaccaaaaccttaaattgaattatttagacGAAATTTTTCAGTACAGCACAGCTAGTATCGGCATCAGCAAAGGACAAGCAGTTATACTCATCAAGACACCAATTCTAGACGAGAAGACGTACGACCTTTTGGAACTTCATACCTTGAAAATCAACGAAACACGAATCGACACTCATATCAACCTGGTTACTAAGCATGGCGATCTAATTTACTCCCAAACATCAAAATGCGACATATGCGAGGGTAACAACTTGGTGGAAGACGAATGTATCTACAAAATTTTAACCCATCAAACACCAACATGCCCGCTTGTAAAGACGAAACAAGCATTCCAAGTCAATGAAATTGTAAAAGGCGTTATCCTGATCGATACCTCCGAAAACACTGAAGTAAGAGACTCTTGTGGAAACTCGAAGATGGTACGGGATGCCACCATTGTAGAAACCGAAAACTGTACCATTAGAATTCGCAACCTTACATTCTCTGGAAGGCTTGACGTAGTTCAACAAGACGAGTATCTGGTTCCAATCTACAGCAAACCTCTACAAAACACATCTtactcaaaagatgacgaagaaAACTTTATGCTTCGGATCCTGAACCTAGAAGAACTCAGCGAGATTCAAATATCTCTAAACCATACACAAAAACGG AAAAATACATGCGAGGGTGAGCAAGGAAAATCACACCAAGCTACCAGAACTTCTTACCCCCAAACATATAGGAGAAATAGACGGGACGGCTAA